From Deinococcus terrestris, one genomic window encodes:
- the prmC gene encoding peptide chain release factor N(5)-glutamine methyltransferase, which yields MPPLRTLLTEARERLRAAGVPSPEADARALVLHALGLTGAALLTRAEEVVPEADAARLRALVERRAARVPLQHLLGEVEWGGVRLRTDTRALVPRPETEWLLHLALVALRGVPAPRVLDVGTGTGALALGLKAARPDASVTATDLSPEALALARENAALNGLDVAFASGSLLAGLPGPFDLVLSNPPYLPDGDRAEADPEVRYDPDLALYAGPDGLDVARPLAAQAGAALAPGGLLLLELDPRNAPTLAGDLRAQGWEAEVLPDLTGRERFVRASPPPPGVSPAQESGAAG from the coding sequence ATGCCGCCCCTCCGCACCTTGCTGACCGAGGCCCGCGAGCGGCTGCGGGCGGCGGGCGTCCCCTCCCCGGAGGCGGACGCCCGCGCCCTCGTCCTGCACGCGCTGGGGTTGACCGGGGCCGCGCTGCTGACCCGTGCGGAGGAGGTGGTGCCGGAGGCCGACGCCGCGCGGCTGCGGGCACTGGTGGAGCGCCGGGCCGCGCGGGTGCCCCTCCAGCACCTGCTGGGCGAGGTCGAGTGGGGCGGCGTGCGGCTGCGGACAGACACGCGGGCGCTGGTGCCCCGCCCCGAAACCGAGTGGCTGCTGCACCTCGCGCTGGTGGCGCTGCGCGGCGTTCCGGCTCCCCGCGTGCTCGACGTCGGCACCGGCACGGGCGCCCTCGCCCTGGGGCTGAAGGCCGCCCGCCCCGACGCCAGCGTCACCGCGACCGACCTCAGCCCGGAGGCGCTGGCCCTGGCCCGCGAGAATGCCGCGCTGAACGGGCTGGACGTGGCCTTCGCGTCGGGCAGTCTGCTCGCGGGGTTGCCCGGCCCCTTCGACCTCGTGCTCAGCAATCCGCCCTACCTCCCCGATGGGGACCGCGCCGAGGCTGACCCGGAGGTGAGGTACGACCCCGACCTCGCCCTCTACGCGGGACCGGACGGGCTGGACGTGGCGCGGCCCCTCGCAGCGCAGGCGGGGGCGGCGCTGGCGCCGGGGGGCCTCCTGCTCCTCGAACTCGACCCCCGCAATGCTCCCACCCTGGCTGGGGACTTGCGGGCGCAGGGCTGGGAGGCCGAAGTCCTGCCCGACCTCACCGGACGCGAGCGCTTCGTGCGGGCTTCTCCCCCGCCCCCCGGA
- a CDS encoding Jag family protein, with product MDNRTNLDDYLAGLGISGADETEAPPPAPEVAAGPVPVMSPADEDPRAVLDRFLTGLAARIDPGLSVSVREGEGALEAEITGENAARLAGRDGRTLGAIEVLAYTVLAKQAGRTDLRVRVDVGGFRKRQADTLSKLAERLAVQVAKSGEAHELQPMPAADRRVLHIALKEHPDVTTESVGEGSARRLIIKPRSYGE from the coding sequence ATGGACAACCGCACGAACCTCGACGACTACCTCGCCGGGCTGGGCATCTCGGGCGCGGACGAGACGGAGGCGCCCCCGCCCGCGCCGGAGGTCGCCGCTGGCCCGGTCCCGGTCATGAGCCCCGCCGACGAGGACCCCCGCGCGGTGCTCGACCGCTTTCTGACGGGCCTCGCCGCCCGCATCGACCCCGGCCTTTCGGTCAGCGTGCGCGAGGGTGAAGGCGCTCTGGAAGCCGAGATCACGGGGGAGAATGCCGCCCGGCTCGCGGGCCGCGACGGCCGCACGTTGGGGGCCATCGAGGTGCTGGCGTACACCGTGCTCGCCAAACAGGCGGGCCGCACCGACCTGCGGGTGCGGGTAGACGTGGGCGGCTTCCGCAAACGGCAGGCCGACACGCTGAGCAAACTGGCCGAGCGCCTCGCCGTGCAGGTCGCCAAGAGCGGCGAGGCCCACGAACTCCAGCCCATGCCCGCCGCCGACCGCCGCGTGCTGCACATCGCCCTCAAGGAGCATCCCGACGTGACCACCGAGTCGGTAGGCGAGGGCTCGGCGCGACGACTGATCATCAAGCCCAGGAGCTACGGGGAGTGA
- a CDS encoding peptidylprolyl isomerase — protein MSDYTADGFQATPYLSDERQTSFSQMPELGDGIEPGKAYRAVLETSKGRIVIDLYSDDAPMTVNSFAYLIRHHYYDGIKFHRVIDGFMAQGGDPTGTGTGGPGYTFDDEINGQRHDAKGVLSMANAGTRMGQGTNGSQFFITFGPTPHLDGRHTVFGRVVEGLDVLDRLTRIQPGMPGTPDVIERAYLVEKNAEG, from the coding sequence ATGAGTGACTACACCGCGGACGGGTTCCAGGCCACGCCGTACCTGAGCGACGAACGCCAGACCAGCTTTTCCCAGATGCCCGAACTCGGCGACGGCATCGAGCCGGGCAAGGCCTACCGTGCCGTGCTGGAGACGAGCAAGGGCCGGATCGTGATCGACCTGTATTCCGACGACGCACCTATGACCGTCAATTCGTTCGCGTACCTGATCCGGCACCACTATTACGACGGGATCAAGTTCCACCGCGTGATTGACGGCTTCATGGCGCAGGGCGGCGACCCCACCGGCACGGGCACGGGCGGCCCCGGCTACACCTTCGACGACGAGATCAACGGGCAGCGCCACGACGCCAAGGGCGTGCTGAGCATGGCGAACGCGGGGACGCGGATGGGCCAGGGCACCAACGGCTCGCAGTTTTTCATCACCTTCGGACCGACCCCGCACCTTGACGGACGGCACACCGTCTTCGGGCGCGTGGTGGAGGGGCTGGACGTGCTCGACCGCCTCACCCGCATCCAGCCCGGCATGCCCGGCACGCCGGACGTGATCGAGCGGGCCTACCTCGTGGAGAAGAACGCGGAAGGCTAA